The genomic stretch TTCATTAATCAGTACAGCTTGTTCTTTCTGAACCCCGAAGTTCGATTATCTTCTTTCCTTCTCTATAGCTCCTTCCAAATGCTGTCCTAGCAATCACATCTGCAAAATGACTTTGTACTTATGGATTAATATCAATTTCAGTCGATCCATCTGAAGGAACTGACTTCTTCCACCCATCAACTTGCAAAAAATTTCCGGTACCATTCCCAGTTTTCTTCAAAGTCATTAGCACAATTGCTTCGAAGTTCATTAGATCAATCAATTTATAAATGTAACTTTAGCTTTCAGGATGATTCTGTAGTTATATTCTTCTTTCTATTTTGGGTCGTGCTCGACTTCTTGTGCCTTTGATTTAAAGACATTCTGAGTCCGACGCAGAAATGCATCTTTTCATTAAAAGGTAAAATATTTTTTCAACAGAGCATCCAAAGCCTTGGCTATATCCAGAAGGGAAAGATCCCATTTAAATTGATTTGAAGCACAAGAAATTTATGCTTACCTAGTTTCTTCTAGAAATTAGGTATGCAAGACAAGAATAGATAAGCCAAATATTTACTGCATGTAAGATAACTTGAACTTGCATGTCTAGCTATTGGTAAGTATCAAACCAAAACGAGATCTTCGCTGTGATATGACATAGATAGAAAGAAATTTAAAGATTTTTTACTTGACAATTGAAACATTTTTGCTCTTGATCATACCAAATTCATTTCAACAAAACACAATTTGGATCATGGGATTGTCCATATTTGTTGGCAAAAATGTACTAGAATTATAGAGCAGACATTGCCTGAATTTTCTCATTATGGAATGCAGGATTGATTACTCTTCTCTACGTGTGGTCCATTTCTCTCCTTCCAAGGTTGAGACTCCCAGCGTCAAAATATCCACAAGAGGGTTCTGTGGTGGCTTTTGCAAGTGACCATTCTTGTCACTGAGTATCAGCCTGATCAATTCTGCCCTCCCTATTATCAATCCAACACATGCATATTTTCCCTATTTGAGCAAAACGCCAAAGCCACCATCAGTAGTACCATCACTATGTACTTGTATAGTATAGCTCACAAGGCACAATTCTCATGATTTCCAATATTCCAGCTTTCCAAAATTATTTACGATAACTACAATTCCTATGCCTTTTTGGTGTAAAGGGCAAACGACACTTTAATCAACAGCTACTAATGCCAATTTTCAATAAGACTGCTTACTTTTTTGGTCCAGCGACCACATTGGCCCGATAAATCCAGAGTCAAGCTCGAACCCGACTACCAACTGTTTTGTAAGTATTCAGTAAGGTGAATCTAAGTTCTTACGTGCGTGCAGGAAAGGAAGTATCCATCAAGAATGAGAGGCTTGAGAATTGAACATGTTGATGACAAAAGAAAGATggtacaaaaaaaaagattgaagaATTTGGACCATTTGATGAAGGAAGGGGTAGACCCGTGGAACTATCAACTTCTTCATATATAACCATCTTGTCTTCATAGAGAAGCTTGTAAGAGGTTCCTCTAATCCCTTCCTGCTTTAATTGTTTCTCTAGGCTTTTGGGTTTCCACCAGAGATTGCACAAAAGTTTTACTATTATGAAAAAGATGGACAACAAAAGAGCCCAGCAGAAAGCTAAAGCCTTCGGTATAGATCCTTCCATGCTGCTTGGTTTCCTTTTATGGAAAGACTATAAGCTTGGTTGCCGGGTGTGCAGCTGCAATTGTCATGGAAGATGGGCTACGAGCTGCAATTAATGCAGAGTTACTTTGGGTTGTTTTCAAAAGTAGCAACCTAACCAAGAAACTTATTGGGGATGGAATTGACAGGCCTCATCAGTTAACTTTAATTTGGTGGCCGATTGGGCATATTCCAGTTTGTTTTTTGGACGACTtgtctaaaatatttgacttaAACCCCAAACTTGTTTTTGATGTTCCAGCCTCTGTGATGGTTTATGGCAAAATTTTAAATCAACCAAGCATCTACTTCAAATCTATTAAACACTTGCACAGTTAGTTAGATCTATTAAAGTTAACTATTCTAGAAACGATACAAGTATATATATTGTGCAAGGATACAAAAGACTTTTCCATTGAAGGTCAAAGTAAAACAGAAATTACTGTCCAATTtccacttttcttttctttttttttgcattctTAGCAATATCAGTAAATACCAGGTCTACAGAAGATCCGTGTGCCACACAGTTCATGGAATTGGTGACATTCTTgtagaaaaaagagaaatttcttcattcCTATCTGGACATAAAATCTTTATATCTGTTGGAATATAATTGGAGCTCCATGCTGTGGCTGGAGAGTTAGTATGGTATGGGGGGCATGAGTATATGAAGGTGATAGCTTGAATGAAAAGTTCTGCAAAATCATGGCCAGAGCCAATTTTGCTTCTATGATTGCAAAGCTTTGGCCTAAGCAAATTCTTGGTCCCCAGCCAAAGGGATAAAATGCCAATTGATCCTTTGATGCCTTTGAAACTCCTTCAGCAAACCTCTCTGGTTTAAACTCTTCTGCATCATCTCCCCAGTACTCAGAATCATGATGCAACAGCATAATTGGTAGATAAACTACAACCCCTGCAGGGATGGAAATATCCCCTACCTTAGTTCTTTGGACGGTATATCGAAACAGGCCAGTCACTGGTGGATATAATCTTAGGACTTCAAACAACACCATCGTGACCTACAAAAACAATTTCCCCCTCATTAGTCATGGATTCATAAACACAATAAGCAAATCTTACGTGATAGTATTATGTATGGGTATTGCAAAAAAAATCGGTTAACAACAAATTCATACTTACAATTTTGAGCCTGTTCAAAATTTCCACATCAGGGGCTGTCTTTCCACAAATATGGAGAACTTCTTGCCTGGCCTTCTCTTGCCAGTCCGGATGCATGGACAACACGATGAGGGTCCATGTAAGCCAGTTAGCAGTGGTCTCTTGGCCAGCAAGGTAGAACAGCTTGCACTCCTCTATTACATCTTCAATTGTCATCtcatttcccttttcttctttgcATTGCAACAGCAACCCAAGTAGATCACCATTACCTGATTCTCCATTTTGCATTGCCTTTTGCTTCTTGCAAATTATATCTCTTAACACTGCTTTTATCTCTGCATCCACCTCATATCTCCGTTTATTCTTCTTAGTTGGTAGAAACCTGTATAATGCTAAAAATGTTTAGTCCGGTTGCTAAATTAAAAATTCTTACCTATAACGTTGAAGACGAACTAATAATTTTTACTTGTCACTTTTGAGCTTGCAAATGGAAATCTACCTGAGTCCTGGGAGGTACAAAGCTTGAAATGCTTCAAGTACCAGCACTGCTTGCTCTTTTTGAAGTTCAAATATCTTCTTCCCTTCTATATAGCTGCTTCCAAAGGCTGCTCTAGAAATCACATCTGCAGAAAGGCTCTGCAGTTCAGGACTGATATCAATTTCGCTCCGTCCATCGGATGCGAGCAACATCGTCCATCGATCAATCAGATTGCAGCAACTTGCTAAAAACTCTGGCACCATTCCCTGCTTTCTTTAAGTCATAAGTACATAGGGATGAAGCTCACTTATATTAACAGTTTAGGCATGCAActtaatcaagaaaatgcacTTTTGCTCTTCCTTATCATAACTTGTTGACCTCAGAAATGTTCTTTTTATTGCAACGCATTTAATTAAAGAATGCTGAGTTATGTTTCACATTCTTTTCTCGAAAGATCTTTGAATGTCTTTGATAAATCCTGGAAgggttcattttttttcccccttctttTTGGTCAAATGTACTAAAAAAGGAATTGTCTGCCCTGCTCTTCCGACCATTAGTCTATAAGACACCAACTAAATAGCCAAAAGCCTACCAGAATAAGATATGAAGCATTCCACGAAGCATTACTTACACTGCAGTGGGAcagaaaaaatcagaaaaattctaCAGTAATCTAGTAGAAAGCAGGGATTACCTGCAGCTTCTCATGGTGGAATGCAGGAGTAATTAACCTTCTACGCTTGGCCCATTTCTCTCCTTCCAAGGTTGAGACTCCCAGCGTTAAAAGGTCCACAAGAGGGTTCAGTGGAGGCTTTTGGAAGTGACCATCCTTGTCATTCAGTATCAGCCTTATCAGCTCTGCCTTCCCCATTATCAGTCTCGGCCTTGTTCCAGTCCAACTCAGGCACACTTTTCCTATTTTAGCAAACCAAGCCACCATTAATCACAATTCAATGGAGCcatagtttttatttttcttggcaGATGTAATTGTCGAGCTTGTAATAACATGCTAAAGTTCTACTATTTTTCATTTGGCATGGTACATTTCAACTTATTGTCCACACAAGATGTCGCATGCAAATAACTAAAAAGTTTCACCCTCATAACTGTCTATGTAAATTAATGgttatttattctttttaaaCACAGAATAATATCCTTAGTTTTATATAACCAGATTTGTGTCACATTATCTATAAGGTCGTGTATCATATAATAGCTTCTAGATTTGTTCCCTCTTATAGTAAATTCTTGGATGTTGAAATGGGAAGATCCATGAAAAGTTACTCCTAAAGGGCTAGAGAAACTTCAAGTACTTGATGATTGTGGAAAAAAAGACAGAAGAAGAATCCAAGAATGGAAAAAAGTTGATCAGACCGTATGCTTGCACAATTTGATGAAGGGAAGGGTCGACACGTGGGACAATCTCGTGGTTTAAAGACATGGGGATGGCCCATGCTTCTATCCTCAGCTTCTTGCTAACTGGCTCGTCTCCATAAAGAAAATTGTAAGAGGTTCCTCCGATTCCCTGCTGCTTCAACTGTTTCTCTATGATTTTGGGCTTCCACCATAGAGAAAAGACAAGTTTTAGGGCACAAAAGGAAGCTAAAAGAGCCGAAAAGGAAGCCAATATGGCCATAAAATTGAATGCTTCCATGGAGCTGATTTCTTTCCCGATGGCTGCAGCTTTGGATGCTACTGAGCTTTGCTCACTGCTTCATTCAATTTATAGAGTTCTGTTGCAAAGATTAACCACATAGCTAGGGACTGAactgaaaagattaaaaaaggATTGGAGAAGAAGTTATGTGGTGGCTGTGATTTGCTGTGAATTGTACTGATGGGACATGTTAGCCAATTGCATTGCATGAAATTTTGGCACCTTTCCTTCCATTGAGACAATTATTTAGTtgactttttttcttcatttttaccaCTTTTCATTTGTGTTTCACATTTTTTTAGTTTGCTTCTCTCAATTATTACACAGAATcataggttaaattaagaaaaaaaatgtctTTTCCCCACTCAAGATTTTAATTAAGATCTTAGGCCTTCAATTACACGCAACCACACCACAACTCTTCACCAATTTCGTGGTGCAGCAGCAAGAAATTTTTTGCAGGACATTATTCATTGGTTGGGATCATAGACTTgaaattaattagttaattaattacgTGGCTGAGTGGAGGCATATATGATCATACGTGCCGTAGCCTTCTTTGGATCATGCTTGGGCTTCTGCAGACTCAAAAAGAAATGGTGGGCAGCTAGTCAAACAGCCAATAGTTCTCCTGGTCAGCATGCCTTGATGCCCAAGAACGCCTACTGATGTGATCGTCAAGAAAAGATGGAAGCGCAAGTAGTGCTGCAACATAATGCTTGGTCATCAATTAACTTTGTAGACCAAGGACCATTGGAAATTCATTATACCTTTTTATAGCTTCAAGTGATGTGAATAGGAGCTGGTTGGTGTGGTTAGTAATCAATGAGAAAATCATTGGTTGGAATGGATGTTTAAAAACCTTTTTCCAGTCGTCTCATAAGCATTTAAGCATACACTGCACTTGTTTGCCTGACAAGTTTTTTTTGTTAAGTTTGTCtgttacaaattttttaaaaattttaactatAATAATATTAACCTATatactttaaaatattaaaaaaaatgctttaaaaatttttaaaaaaacttctacagcaaattacagtaaaattttatataaacatccaaaaaactcGCTTGCCAAACGGGGTCATGCTGGAGTAAGGTTTCAATGTTTGCACCTGTTTTGCCATGTTATCCAACCATTTTGTTGCTTTCCTTGACAAATGGGAAGAACAATATTGAGAAGGGGGAAATAAGGTGGTTTATAATGCATCTGTTGTTAGAGACTAGAATTGACTTTACATACATACAGAAAACTCCTTGAATTGAGGGGGAGTTCAATTGGACTTGTACGGAGACTGAATTGTGCTTCCTTGCAATGCACTAGATATGGTTTGAACCCTGATCTAATGTACGAGAAAAACTCCTCCTAATCATTTATTGGACTATATTTTATAAATCTCAAAATGGATTGTCCATGACATTTCTGTTTTTTCCCCATGTAGAGTTAATGAGGTCCAACAGGAACTTTTTGTCAAGAATTTATACGCATAGCACCTAAATTAACCCCACAAGGAAATACCGAAAGGCGCTAACAGGAACTTAAGTAGGCAAAAATGTGCAGGATCAACTCAATCCTTCCATgagtgtttggatagtgtattatttagaatattatttggaataattactgtagcactttttgtgatgtgatgtatgtgagataaaaaggtggttggaaatataaaaaggtgggttggaaaatgtgtcTATGAtgtaagcgaaatattatttgagataattgaGGTATCCAAACATTTAACAGTAAGCTCGGGGTGCAATGTTAATTTGATAAGCATTGACATAACATATAAAATATCCGCTTCTTAAGAGGCtgatttctcttctttttttttttcagagacGACAACTATTATATAATCTATCTATGCTAAACTACAGGGAAGGAGGAATCTAAAGAGGTTCGGTGTTAGGAATTAGTAGGTACATAAATCTTATTAGATCAAGAAAGTGTTTTGACacaattcttgaattttttttactgTAGGTGGAATTTAAATCCCTACTTATAGTTGAAGCAGAGTCTTAAGACACACCTTGTTAGCCAGTGAGCTAAATTCAGTGGTTTTAAGAGGCTGATTCTGGTGTAGCGATAGAACATTTTGTGCTAAAAAATTTCCAAGAGGCTGGAGACCATTGGTGAGCGAAGCTCCAAATTATAGACGTTGGATACTTGGGATACAGAGGTGTATGGTCCATTCTGGGAGTGCACACCTCACAGAAATTAATGCAAGGAGACATCAAAGGACAATTGCACAGTAGCATATTCACGTGCACATCAATTCTATGCCTTCCAAATCATCAGAATGTCAATGCAATTTCACACACTCTTGTCTATCTTTCTCTGTCACTCTGAGCTGCTTaacgtttctttcttttctgagCCTTTCCAGTCTCTCCACACGTGTCCTTTGTAGCCTTCTGCTGCTCTGAGGCTGAGCCCTCAGTCTTCTTCACGATGCAGCTGCAGCAGATAGATTCAGATTCAGACCCTATATCCTTTAATTAATACCACCATTCATTTGCTTCCACTGCAATCTGTGTGTTTTTTTGGGTTCTTTTTTCGTGCTTGTCGTTTCCTCTCCTTCATAGGTTGGAATACAAATATACAATACGAATTCATTTGTCCATAGCCTGCAGCAATCGGGTTGGTTCTTTCGTTTTTGCTTTTCCTACGTGCAGCTGGCTTGTTCGTTCACCTCTAGCCTAAGTGTAGAAGTCACCTTCATATGCTAATAAAATGTACCACAACCTAGACGTTGAAAACTCCAACCAAAAATAAAGGAACTTCAATCTTTCGCCCTTAGTTTGGAAATTAGTTTCACATTTGCTCTTTTTACAATCCTTATAGGAGGAGATATCGGGAGTTGAATTTCGATGTtgtattaaatttttatatactaatactgtagtaatttttttttacattaacAGTTTTAGATGTATGtcacatatacaaaattttgaattataacATTGATCTAATGcttttaatataaaaaaattatacattgacagtgtataaaaaaaaattatcaacaaCAGGTCCAATAGCCATTGCAGACTTTCTTCTATTTCTAACTTTATCAATCAACTCCATAAGCCAAGGGATatcaccaaaaaagaaaaaagaaaaactatatGGCAAGgtgaaaattaagaaaaaatttagaaaaacaTTTTAGTATAaagatttagaaaaaaaaattctaatacTATGCATTTTACAATTATTTCTCCTTACGAAACATGTAATTCTCGAGAAAAAGACTAGGACTTGGACTCATTTTGCCTAACCTTAATTAACGATCAAAATGTTCTATTATGCACACAACTTTGTAGGAAGTGGTAACTATTATAATATAATTGAACTCTTGAACCCactgggtttgtttggatagagtattatttgaaatattatttggaataattactgtaacactttttatgatgtgatgtatatgagataaaaaggtgattgggaatataaaaaggtgggttggaaaatgtgtttatgatgcaagcgaaatattatttgggataaattagTTCTTAAAACATGTTTGTTTAAATATTAACTAGCAATTGCTTAGAAATATGTGAAGAAATCTCTTAGTTTATTAATCTAGTAAAAATATCTAATGTATAGAAAATTCTTAGTTGTAGATAGCTTTAACAGTTCAAATGGATAGAAAGGTCAGAAAAATACACTTTTAGAagttgaaaggctaaaaatatGCAAATAAATAGTTAGGGGCCAAAAGTGTACAAACTTAAGAGTTTGAGAGCCAATTAGGCACTTTGCCTCTTTGGAATTTCCCTTGAattaaaaccccaaaaaaaagaagaaggagagATTGGTGTTCCTCAACTTCGAACTCTAAATATACAAATGATAGGCATATTCatgttttactttttcttttcttttttttttttgggcaaaatatttttttttttaattttgaagaaacacattcatgctttttttttttttttgggcttcaTTTGTCTTTATgtttaaagaagaaaagataGCCATAATAGGCGGATTATCATTATCCCACATATCTCTCCAACAACTTCCCCCCCTCCCCTTCAAGAGTTTCCCGCACTGTTTTTAACTCTTCCGCTGATAAATCTCCACTTTTCTTTCTTAGGGTTTCTGGTTAACCCATGAACACCTACACAAATCTCCTTCAATCATAGACAGCAGAGCCGCAGTGACTCCAATATTCGCTCTTTCCCCTTTACAGAAAAAGATCATCATTTCTGGATTCTAAACAATGATTCAGAGACCCCAGAAGCATACCCCTATATAGTAGTAAAAGTAATTGCAGTCTTGAGCATGAAATGGGAGAGAACCATCAACAGCAGCCAGTGTTTTCTGCGAACCAAAGTCACCAATACAACCACCAACAACC from Coffea eugenioides isolate CCC68of chromosome 8, Ceug_1.0, whole genome shotgun sequence encodes the following:
- the LOC113781546 gene encoding cytochrome P450 CYP72A219-like, coding for MEAFNFMAILASFSALLASFCALKLVFSLWWKPKIIEKQLKQQGIGGTSYNFLYGDEPVSKKLRIEAWAIPMSLNHEIVPRVDPSLHQIVQAYGKVCLSWTGTRPRLIMGKAELIRLILNDKDGHFQKPPLNPLVDLLTLGVSTLEGEKWAKRRRLITPAFHHEKLQGMVPEFLASCCNLIDRWTMLLASDGRSEIDISPELQSLSADVISRAAFGSSYIEGKKIFELQKEQAVLVLEAFQALYLPGLRFLPTKKNKRRYEVDAEIKAVLRDIICKKQKAMQNGESGNGDLLGLLLQCKEEKGNEMTIEDVIEECKLFYLAGQETTANWLTWTLIVLSMHPDWQEKARQEVLHICGKTAPDVEILNRLKIVTMVLFEVLRLYPPVTGLFRYTVQRTKVGDISIPAGVVVYLPIMLLHHDSEYWGDDAEEFKPERFAEGVSKASKDQLAFYPFGWGPRICLGQSFAIIEAKLALAMILQNFSFKLSPSYTHAPHTILTLQPQHGAPIIFQQI